Proteins co-encoded in one Arachis hypogaea cultivar Tifrunner chromosome 13, arahy.Tifrunner.gnm2.J5K5, whole genome shotgun sequence genomic window:
- the LOC112733727 gene encoding uncharacterized protein — MGTISQDYAKLDSDTIVDAIRPLVEADPSIKVKKSVIGEVQSMFNYTVSYRKTWLAKQKAVAKVFGDWKVSYQTLPVWLKAMTVKMPRHYKPLVQVDGTHLYGKYKGALLVAVAQDGNKNIMPIAFAIVEGETADA; from the exons ATGGGCACGATTTCACAAGATTATGCGAAGTTGGACTCGGACACAATTGTAGATGCCATTAGGCCGTTGGTCGAAGCAGACCCTTCGATAAAGGTGAAAAAGTCTGTTATTGGAGAAGTTCAATCCATGTTCAACTACACAGTGAGTTATCGCAAgacttggttggcaaagcagaaagctGTCGCAAAGGTTTTCGGTGATTGGAAAGTTTCTTACCAAACTCTGCCAGTATGGTTGAAAGCAATGACTGTGAAGATGCCGAG ACACTATAAGCCGCTGGTCCAGGTTGATGGCACGCACCTGTACGGAAAATATAAAGGTGCACTTCTGGTTGCggttgcacaagatgggaacAAAAACATTATGCCTATTGCATTTGCGATAGTCGAGGGCGAGACGGCAGACGCATGA